Genomic segment of Thermodesulfovibrio thiophilus DSM 17215:
ATTTCTCAATTGATCTCTTAACAAAATTCTTGGAAGCTTTAAGTGCTTCTACAGGCTTATAACCATGACATATAAAAGAAACAAAGGCAGATGAGAAAGCACATCCAGTTCCATGAAACTGTCCAGAGATTTTTTCTCCTTCTGCTTTATAAAAATTTTTACCGTCATAAAGCATATCCGGAACAGTATTATCAAAATGTCCTCCTTTGATAATAACAGTTTTTGTCCCCATTTGATATATTTTTTGTGCAACTTTGTAAAAATCATCGATTTTTTCAATTTTAGTTGATGTGAGAAATTCAGCTTCAGGAATATTTGCTGTGATTGCCGTAGAAAGAGGGACTAGCTCTTCCTTAAGAAGCTTAAATGCATCATCTTCTATTAATTTTGCTCCAAGAGTTGCATTTATCACAGGATCAATAACCAGATTTTGAAGGTTGAATTTTTTAACACTATCAATAACACATTGAACAGCTTCTTTGCTATAAAGCATCCCTGTTTTAGCCGCATGAGGTTTGATGTCCTTAATAAGAATCTCAAACTGTTTCATTATTGTTTCTCCAGACAGAGGATAAACTGAAGAAAATTCCTGAGTGCTCTGAGCAGTAACAGCGGTTATCACAGTTAATCCATAAACATTTAGTGCATGGAAAACTTTCAAATCCATCTGGATTCCTGCACCAGACGTTGGATCAGAAGCACCTATGGTTAAAGCTACTTTCATTTTCTTTCAATATTTTTTATTACTTCTGCTCCGTATAGAAAAACTGCCCAGCCATAAAAAAGCCACATAAGCAGTGCCAGAAAAGTTGATACTGAACCGTAAAGGGTGCTTATTTTAATAATTTTTAAAACATAAAAAGTGAACACATACTTTGCAACTTCTATCAATACTGTTGTAAGTAAGGCTCCAATTAAAATGGAATTAAGTTTCATTTTTTTATTTGGTAAAATTTTATAAAGCAAAGTGGAAATAACAAACATTAATATAAAAGGCAGAAGATGTGTTAAAAAAAAGCTCAACGCAAGGCTTAACTCTGAAATTCCCAGAGGCTGAAAAAATTTGAAAAGATATGTAAGAGTAAAAGAAATTGCAACAGTAAAAGTTATTAAAATTATTATAAAAAAAGACATTATAAAGGACATTATAAAATGTCGTTTCCTGGAGTTTTTAAATATTTTATCAAGAGAAAATTCAATTGATGCAAAAAGCTGAAGAGAAAAAACACCATAAAGGATTAAAGATACAGTGCTTACTCCCTTTGAAGCAAGAATTTTTTTAAGTTCCTTTATAAAGTCCAACTCTATTTGCGGGAAAAAACTAACCAGTTTTGAATAAACAAATCTCACAACTCTTTCTTCCTGCATGATATTCAGTAATACATTAACAATAAACATACTCAATGGAATTAATGAGAGGATTGAAAAAAAAGAAAGCGCAGCACTTAAAAAAACTCCTTCATCTTTGTAAAAATCTTTCAGACTTACAAAGAGAGCCCTTAAAAGTTTTGAAATCATTTTATATGAAGCAGTTTTTCCGCGTTTATATGGAATATTTTTTCTTTAAGTTGTTCCGGAAGATTGAGTTTTTTAACATTCTCAATCTCTTGACCCTGGTCAGCCCAGGGAGAGTCTGTTCCAAAAAGAATATAATCTTCAGGATGCTTAAGAATTAATTCTTTAACTTTATCATCAGGCATCCATCCAAATGAGAAAGATATTTCCATAAAAATATTTTTACCAATCATTAATTTTTCAACCATATCCCATTCTTTCCATGCTCCAAGATGAGTTGTAATAAATTTTAGTCCAGGAAATTTATTTATAACATTCATTATTCGCTCTGGAGAAGCTATATCCCACTCAGGGAAGGCTATATCATATCCACAGTGCATAACAATTAATAAGTCATTTTCAACTAAAGCTTCATAAATTGTATAAACTTTTTCATCATCAATTGAGAACTCCTGATAAAATGGATGCATTTTTATTCCATGAAATCCTTCTTTTTTTATAAGTTTTATATGTTCTTTAATATAGGTATCATCAGGATGAATTGAAGGCAGTGGAATAATTCTTTCTGAACGAATTTTATCACTCCATTTAACAATTGAGTCAAATTGTTCAGGTCTAGTTGCGATATTACATAAAACAGAGCGTGTAATCCCATTTTTATCCATTGAACGAAGAAGATCATCAATGGTGCCATTCAGGTATGCTTTGACTTTGCTTTTTATCTCAAGTTTTTGTATTGCTCTTTCAGCTATATTATCAGGAAATGCGTGTGTATGAAAGTCAATTATTTGCATAAAAGATATTGTATCTATAAAATAATGAATTTATCAAATATCCATCAAATTACCCTCTGCCTGACTTAAAGATGAAGTTTGTATATCAATTTTTTATCCTCTCAATGCATTTCTATGGAATAACTTTATGCTAAAATATTCTAAATATTTTAAGAGGTTTTCTTTTGCAAATAGGAGCTGTTTTTTGTAGTTGTGCAGGTCAGATAACTGAAAAAATTGATTTTAATGAACTTCGAAATTTGATAAGCGATCAAGTAGCATGGGTTGAAAAGTTTGAACTGGCTTGTTCTACAGAAGCACAACAAAAACTTATTGAATTACTGGCTGAAAGAAAACCCGAGGGTTTAATTATGTTTGCATGTTCTCCTCAAAATAAGGGTTCCCTATTTAAACGCATTGCCATACAATCAGAAATCAACCCATACATGGTAAATATTGTTAATATTAGAGAACAGGTTGCATGGGTTACTGAACAAAGAAAATCCGCATTAAAGAAAACCTATTCTGTTTTCAGAGGAACATTAGAACGATTAAAACAACAAAAGCCTCTGTTTGATAAAGAATTTCCAGTCTGCACTGATATTATGATTGTTGGAGGAGGCATAGCTGGAATTAAAGCAGCGATTTCACTTTCAAAGGCTGGCAGAAAGGTATATCTGGTAGAAAAAGAATCGTCATTGGGCGGTAAAGTTGTTAAATATGAAAAGATTTTTCCTGACCTTGCCTGTGGACCATGCATGTTGCATCCAGTTGTCGAGGAAGCTTTAAATAGCAACATAGACTTGAGACTTAACTCCGAACTTAAAGAATTAAAAGGCTATTATGGTAGTTTATTTGTTAAAATTGTTTCCAGCCCAATTTATGTAAATCCTAAAAAATGCATTGGATGTTCTGCTTGTGAAGAAGTATGTCCTGTTCAGGCTATAAAAGTAGATACTACGTCTTTACCTGTAATTGCAAAAATTGATTTTAATAAATGTCTTAGTTTTAAAGGTCAGAATTGTGATAACTGTGTGAAAGAATGTCCTGTTCCTGAGACCATAAATTTCAATGCTACTGAAAGTGAGGAGATTTTAAAAGTTGGTGCTGTTATCCAGGCAACAGGTTTTGAATTAATGGATTGTAGTCAGATTCCAGAGCTTGGCTATAAACGATTTCAAAATGTTTATAATGCTCTTGAATTTGAGGAGATTTTAAATTCAGATGGTCCTACGAAGGGAGAGTTAATAACTGAAGATGGAGATATTCCTCAGAGGATTGCAATTATTCACTGTGTTGGAAGTCTTGATGACGAGTATTTTCCATATTGCAGTAAAATATGTTGCCAGTATGCCTTTAAATTTAACAGAGTTATAAAACAGAGTCTTCCTCAAGTAGAATGCATACATTTTGTTAAAGAAATAGCATTGCCAGGTAAAAATGCATATAAACTTTATTTGCAGGCTATAAAAGATCCTCTTACTAAAATTTTACGATATCAGACTCTAAAGGATTTAAGAGTTGATAAAGAAGATTCATTGATTGTTTTTTTTAAAAATAATAAGATTCCATGCGATATTATTGTTTTATGTCCGGCAGTTGCGTCGGATAAAAAAATAGAAGATGCTTCCGGTGTATTCTTAACAGGTTCTGCCAAAGAAGCAATGACAATACAGGAAGCAATAACAGATGCAATGGCCCAAACTGGAGAGATTTTTTTATCATTAAAAGAAAGTTGCACTATCACCAAAGAACCATTTATAGCGACAATAGATAACAATAAATGCAGTTCTTGCGGGATTTGTTTATCTCAATGCCCGTATATGGCAGTGGAGATTGAAAACAATAAACCCAAAATTATTGAAATCTTATGCGAAGGATGTGGAATATGTGTTGCATCCTGTCCTTCCATTGCTATTCAGCTTGATGGTTATTCAGATGAAGAAATCTTATCTGAGATAGATGGAATACTAAAGGGTATTGACGAGATATCCTATGGCAGTAATTCTGTTTGATGCTTGTGAATTAACTTTATTCATGATGAGATAGTTACTGGGGTTAAACTCGGTCATGCAATTTTAATGTGGATTTTAGCGTGGCAAAGTTATAAATAAACTGTATAATTACCCAAGCTTTCAACATAGATGATATAATAAAATTTCTAAAAGAAGTTATTAAGGGAGGAACGAATGGAAATTCAAAGATTTTTAATAAAACCTGAAGATGCATTAGTTGTAATAATTGATGTTCAGGAAAAGCTGGTTAAAGTTATGGAAGAAGAAATTTTTAAAAAAATATTAAAAAATATTGTTATGCTTATTGAACTTTGTAAACTATGTCAAATACCTGTTGTTTTTACTGAGCAATATCCAAAGGGATTAGGTCAAACCTTGAATGAAATTACCAGTATGTTGAATGGTAAAGCCATTGAAAAGATTTCTTTTAGCTCAGTTGATGAAGAAAAATTTATAACTAAAATAAAAGAGCTTGACAGAAAAAAAATCATTCTTACTGGTATGGAAACTCATGTTTGTGTGTGGCAGACAGCCCTTGATTTGCTTTTAAGAGATTACCATATTTTTGTACCAGATGATGCCGTGTGTAGCCGTAGAAAAGAGGAATGGGAAACAGGGCTTGAGCTTATCAAAAATGCTGGTGGAGTAATAACATGCACTGAAACACTTATCTTTCAGATTCTAAAAAAAGCAGGAACTGATGAATTTAAAAAAATGCTGGAGCTTGTAAAATGATAGATTTTCATATCCACAGTGTTTTCAGTGATGGGGACCTTATCCCTGCAGAAATTATCCGAAGAGCTGAAGCGATCGGCTACAGAGCTCTAGCAATAACTGACCACGCAGACCAATCAAATATTGACTGGATCATTCCAAGAATCGTAAAAATCTTTAGAGAGATTCAACCCTTTACTTCCTTGATCTTGCTTCCAGGTGTGGAGTTGACACATGTTCCACCGCAGATGATTCCTGATATGGCAAAGGAAGCAAGAAAACTTGGAGCTAGGATTATTGTTGTTCATGGGGAAACATTAGTCGAGCCTGTTAAAGAAGGAACAAATAAGATGGCTTTACAGTCAGATATTGATATACTTGCTCATCCTGGTTTAATAACAGAGGATGAAGTGGTTGAAGCTAATGAACGCGGTATTTATCTTGAAATTACATCAAGGAAAGGACACAGCCTCAGTAATGGACATGTTGCAAAGCTAGCGTTAAAATGTTCTGCAAAATTGGTTATAGACACTGATTCTCACTCACCAGATGATTTTATATTAAAAGACTTTGCAATTAAAGTATTAAAAGGTGCTGGTTTAATAGAAAAAGAACTTTACAGTGTTTTTGAAAATATGGAAGAAATTTTAAGGAGGAAAATTTCGTGAAACATAAGACAGAGGATGTTCAGACCTTCAAAGAAAAACTGTTTGTTCAGAAAAAAAAATTAGTGATCGGAATTTTTATATTTATTGCTGTAGTTTCCTGTATCACAGGATTTTATATTTACCATTTTAAACAGCAAACTGATGCAAAACAGCTTGAATATGAAGCATATAAATACTATTTCCAGCAGAAGTTTTCTCAAGCAGGTAGTTTATTCGCTCAGGCTTATGAAAAAAAGAAAAATGTAGTATATCTTATTAATGCTGGTTATGCTTACTCTTTAGCAGGGGATGATAAAAAAGCTATTGAATATTTAAATAAAGTATCCGGCATGGAAGATGAGAATTTCTCAAATCTTGCGAGATTTAAAATAGCAATGATTTATCTTAAGAATAATGATAAAGCATCAGCAATTAAATTTTTAAACGAGATTTTGAATTCTAAGACTCAAACAATGAAAGATGTTGCATTATTTAAGCTTGCAAAAATATCAGACAAAAAAGAGGAAGCTCAAAAATACTATCAAGACTTAATTAATAAATTTCCATCTTCTCCTATGGTGGAATCTGCAAAAGCTGAATTACAGAAATTAGAAACCTCCAAATAACCTGTATGCTTACATAAATATTATGGATAATCATTCAACCAATAAAGGCTAAATGAACTATTTTATAGAATTCGATAGTTTTTAATACTAGTTGAGATACAGTTCATGATTAATTCACATTGTATTGTCAATCAATAAATTTTCTAGATTCTACTGCTTGGACAGAGGTCATTTAATGGGCACTCTTTATGATTTGGTGCTTTTGCCTTACAGATTTCTCTTCCAAGCATAATAAGTAAATGAGAAAGCTTACCCCACAGTTCATGTGGTGTAATTTCCATCAAATCCTGTTCAATCTTTTCTGGATCAGTATTTTCAGTAAGTCCAAGAAGCTTTGAAATTCTCTTGACATGAGTGTCAACAGCAATTCCTTCATTTATTCCAAAAGCATTCCAGAGCACTATGTTAGCTGTTTTCCTTCCAACCCCGGGTAAACTGACAAGCTCCTCCATTGA
This window contains:
- a CDS encoding tetratricopeptide repeat protein, translated to MKHKTEDVQTFKEKLFVQKKKLVIGIFIFIAVVSCITGFYIYHFKQQTDAKQLEYEAYKYYFQQKFSQAGSLFAQAYEKKKNVVYLINAGYAYSLAGDDKKAIEYLNKVSGMEDENFSNLARFKIAMIYLKNNDKASAIKFLNEILNSKTQTMKDVALFKLAKISDKKEEAQKYYQDLINKFPSSPMVESAKAELQKLETSK
- a CDS encoding YihY/virulence factor BrkB family protein produces the protein MISKLLRALFVSLKDFYKDEGVFLSAALSFFSILSLIPLSMFIVNVLLNIMQEERVVRFVYSKLVSFFPQIELDFIKELKKILASKGVSTVSLILYGVFSLQLFASIEFSLDKIFKNSRKRHFIMSFIMSFFIIILITFTVAISFTLTYLFKFFQPLGISELSLALSFFLTHLLPFILMFVISTLLYKILPNKKMKLNSILIGALLTTVLIEVAKYVFTFYVLKIIKISTLYGSVSTFLALLMWLFYGWAVFLYGAEVIKNIERK
- a CDS encoding isochorismatase family protein, with translation MEIQRFLIKPEDALVVIIDVQEKLVKVMEEEIFKKILKNIVMLIELCKLCQIPVVFTEQYPKGLGQTLNEITSMLNGKAIEKISFSSVDEEKFITKIKELDRKKIILTGMETHVCVWQTALDLLLRDYHIFVPDDAVCSRRKEEWETGLELIKNAGGVITCTETLIFQILKKAGTDEFKKMLELVK
- a CDS encoding histidinol phosphate phosphatase domain-containing protein, giving the protein MIDFHIHSVFSDGDLIPAEIIRRAEAIGYRALAITDHADQSNIDWIIPRIVKIFREIQPFTSLILLPGVELTHVPPQMIPDMAKEARKLGARIIVVHGETLVEPVKEGTNKMALQSDIDILAHPGLITEDEVVEANERGIYLEITSRKGHSLSNGHVAKLALKCSAKLVIDTDSHSPDDFILKDFAIKVLKGAGLIEKELYSVFENMEEILRRKIS
- a CDS encoding amidohydrolase family protein, with product MQIIDFHTHAFPDNIAERAIQKLEIKSKVKAYLNGTIDDLLRSMDKNGITRSVLCNIATRPEQFDSIVKWSDKIRSERIIPLPSIHPDDTYIKEHIKLIKKEGFHGIKMHPFYQEFSIDDEKVYTIYEALVENDLLIVMHCGYDIAFPEWDIASPERIMNVINKFPGLKFITTHLGAWKEWDMVEKLMIGKNIFMEISFSFGWMPDDKVKELILKHPEDYILFGTDSPWADQGQEIENVKKLNLPEQLKEKIFHINAEKLLHIK
- the thiD gene encoding bifunctional hydroxymethylpyrimidine kinase/phosphomethylpyrimidine kinase codes for the protein MKVALTIGASDPTSGAGIQMDLKVFHALNVYGLTVITAVTAQSTQEFSSVYPLSGETIMKQFEILIKDIKPHAAKTGMLYSKEAVQCVIDSVKKFNLQNLVIDPVINATLGAKLIEDDAFKLLKEELVPLSTAITANIPEAEFLTSTKIEKIDDFYKVAQKIYQMGTKTVIIKGGHFDNTVPDMLYDGKNFYKAEGEKISGQFHGTGCAFSSAFVSFICHGYKPVEALKASKNFVKRSIEKSLKIGHGIKLLIIPKE
- a CDS encoding 4Fe-4S binding protein, encoding MQIGAVFCSCAGQITEKIDFNELRNLISDQVAWVEKFELACSTEAQQKLIELLAERKPEGLIMFACSPQNKGSLFKRIAIQSEINPYMVNIVNIREQVAWVTEQRKSALKKTYSVFRGTLERLKQQKPLFDKEFPVCTDIMIVGGGIAGIKAAISLSKAGRKVYLVEKESSLGGKVVKYEKIFPDLACGPCMLHPVVEEALNSNIDLRLNSELKELKGYYGSLFVKIVSSPIYVNPKKCIGCSACEEVCPVQAIKVDTTSLPVIAKIDFNKCLSFKGQNCDNCVKECPVPETINFNATESEEILKVGAVIQATGFELMDCSQIPELGYKRFQNVYNALEFEEILNSDGPTKGELITEDGDIPQRIAIIHCVGSLDDEYFPYCSKICCQYAFKFNRVIKQSLPQVECIHFVKEIALPGKNAYKLYLQAIKDPLTKILRYQTLKDLRVDKEDSLIVFFKNNKIPCDIIVLCPAVASDKKIEDASGVFLTGSAKEAMTIQEAITDAMAQTGEIFLSLKESCTITKEPFIATIDNNKCSSCGICLSQCPYMAVEIENNKPKIIEILCEGCGICVASCPSIAIQLDGYSDEEILSEIDGILKGIDEISYGSNSV